DNA sequence from the Sporichthya brevicatena genome:
GCCGCCCGCACCCGGTGGTGCCGAACCAGACGCTGGTGCCCGCGCAGGTCCCGCCCCCGGGCGCGGACCGGGCCGTGTACCTCGGCGCGATCACCCTGGAGCGCGGCGCGGCCGAGATGGTCGCCGTCGCCCGCCGGCTCGCGCCCGAGGGCGTCCGGGTCGAGCTGATCGGCGGCGCCGACGCGGCCGCGACGCCGCTGCTGGAGCAGGCCGTCGCCGACGGCGTCCTCGACTGGGCCGGGTTCCAGCCCAACGACGCCGCCCTCGCCCGGTTGCCCGGGGCCCTGGCGGGTCTGTCGCTGCTGACCGACCAGCCCAACTACCGCCACTCGATGCCGACCAAGGTCATCGAGTACATGGCGCACGGGCTGCCCGTCGTCACCACGCCGAACCCGCCCGCGGCGGACCTGGTCACCCGGCACGAGTGCGGGACGGTCGTCGGCTGGGACGACCCGGCCGCCGCGGCGGCCGCGGTGCTCCGGCTGCGCGACGACGCCGAGCGCCGGCTCGCCTACGGCCGCCGCGGCCACGAGGCCGCCCTCGCCGAGCACGACTGGCGCACGGCCGGCGAGACGTTCGTCGCCCAGCTCGAGGCCTGGGCGCGGGCCGGGTCCTGACCCGAAAGGTCAGTCGAGGACGAGGTCGTCCGAGGAGCTCGGCTCCTCCGCCGGCAGGGCGGTGCCCCACGCGGCGAGGAACGCGTCCGCCGCGGCGTTCATGCGTGCCAGCGTCGCGGCGGTCTCGGCGCCGATCCGCTCGGCGTTCGCCTCACCGACCTCGTCGAGGATCGAGTCCTTGGTCCGGGTCGGGCGGAACAGGTTGTCGCCGCGGGTGCCGAGGAACTTGTTGACCGCCCCGAACGACGGCCCGCCCTGGAGCAGGCGGTCGTAGCAGACGACGCCGATCCGGGCGTCGTTCGCGTCGAGGGCCGAGGAGTTGATGCGGTTCCACTCGTTGGCGAAGCGCGCGGCGTCGTTGCGGTCGGTCCAGCGCTCCGCGCGGGACCGGAAGACCGCGACCGGGTCGCGGTAGATCCAGGCGACCTTGACCTCGTAGTCCGCGAACGGGGCGAGGAAGTCCGCGACCGGCGTCTTGAACACCGACTGGATCGGCTTGAGCAGCACCTTGTGCGGCGCGCAGGACCGCAGGAACCCGCGGATCTCCGGCTCGGGGCGGAGCTTCCACCGGGCGTACAGCTCGCTGTTCTCGCGCTCGTTGAAGCCCATCACCCACGGGTCGAGCGAGAGCGACTGCCGCAGGGCGTTCGTGCCGGAGCGTTGCGAACCGAGCACGAAGATCAGCGCCGGGCGCCGCCCGGGGCGGAAC
Encoded proteins:
- a CDS encoding glycosyltransferase, with the translated sequence MRVLVMTVVHHPEDARILHREIASLTAAGHAVVYAAPFSARDVSPRDGLEGVDLPRSAGRNRLGAVKAARAAYRRLRDEVDITVLHDPELLLAVAGAHRGRPVVWDVHEDTAAALGMKAWLPRPARVPLAGAVRLAESVAERSVHLMLAEHGYVDRFRRPHPVVPNQTLVPAQVPPPGADRAVYLGAITLERGAAEMVAVARRLAPEGVRVELIGGADAAATPLLEQAVADGVLDWAGFQPNDAALARLPGALAGLSLLTDQPNYRHSMPTKVIEYMAHGLPVVTTPNPPAADLVTRHECGTVVGWDDPAAAAAAVLRLRDDAERRLAYGRRGHEAALAEHDWRTAGETFVAQLEAWARAGS